The following are encoded in a window of Mycobacterium sp. ELW1 genomic DNA:
- a CDS encoding Ig-like domain-containing protein gives MSPADRPPINRRRALAALAIGVAAPSALAACVSGPGKQAAKQGPPPKASLTFTPANDAKDVLPTTPVSLEVKDGWLQHVALTNVDGKPVGGTLNRDRTTFTVTEPLGYGASYTWAGSAVGRDGQAVPIAAAFTTINPTKQVNGQFQLSDGQTVGVAAPIILQFDAAIDDEHKPDVEKALTVTTTPPNEGSWAWLPDEVGGSRVHWRTKEYYQPGTKVHVDARLYGVKFGDDSFGATDSTLDFEIGRRQVVKADATSHRIQVITDEGVIMDFPCSYGEADKPRNVTRSGIHVVSEKYADFYMTNQAAGYSNVHERWAVRISNNGEFIHANPASSGAQGNTNVTNGCINLSTGDAEQYFGTAVYGDPVEVTGTSIQLSYADGDIWDWAVDWNEWKSMSALSDTQPETSIPSTAPATPTDAPTLSGTPTTTTPAPASSSSSSTSSSTPTTTGTATSGG, from the coding sequence GTGAGCCCAGCCGACCGACCGCCGATCAACCGGCGACGCGCTTTGGCAGCGCTGGCGATCGGCGTTGCCGCGCCCAGTGCGCTGGCGGCATGCGTCAGCGGGCCTGGCAAACAGGCCGCCAAGCAGGGACCCCCGCCGAAGGCGTCGCTGACCTTCACCCCGGCCAACGATGCCAAGGATGTGCTGCCAACGACCCCGGTGAGCCTCGAGGTCAAAGACGGCTGGCTGCAGCACGTCGCGCTGACCAATGTGGACGGCAAGCCCGTGGGCGGCACGCTCAACCGCGATCGCACCACGTTCACCGTCACCGAACCGCTGGGCTACGGCGCGTCCTACACCTGGGCCGGTTCGGCGGTCGGACGTGACGGGCAGGCTGTGCCGATCGCCGCGGCGTTCACCACGATCAATCCCACCAAACAGGTCAACGGCCAGTTCCAGCTGTCCGACGGGCAGACCGTCGGCGTGGCCGCGCCGATCATCCTGCAGTTCGACGCGGCGATCGACGACGAGCACAAACCGGATGTCGAAAAGGCGCTGACGGTCACCACCACGCCGCCCAACGAGGGCAGCTGGGCCTGGCTGCCCGACGAGGTGGGCGGCTCGCGGGTGCACTGGCGCACCAAGGAGTACTACCAACCGGGAACCAAGGTCCACGTCGACGCGCGCCTCTACGGGGTGAAGTTCGGCGACGACTCCTTCGGCGCGACGGACTCGACGCTGGACTTCGAGATCGGCCGCCGCCAGGTGGTCAAGGCCGATGCGACGTCGCACCGCATCCAGGTGATCACCGACGAGGGCGTGATCATGGACTTCCCGTGCAGCTACGGCGAAGCCGACAAGCCCCGCAACGTGACCCGCAGCGGCATCCACGTCGTCAGCGAGAAGTACGCCGACTTCTACATGACCAACCAGGCTGCCGGATATTCGAATGTCCATGAGCGCTGGGCGGTTCGGATCTCCAACAATGGCGAGTTCATCCACGCCAACCCGGCGAGCTCCGGCGCGCAGGGCAATACCAACGTCACCAACGGCTGCATCAACCTGTCCACCGGCGACGCCGAGCAGTACTTCGGCACCGCCGTGTACGGCGACCCGGTCGAGGTGACCGGCACGTCGATCCAGCTGTCCTACGCCGACGGCGACATCTGGGACTGGGCGGTGGACTGGAACGAGTGGAAGTCGATGTCGGCGCTGTCCGATACACAGCCCGAGACCAGCATCCCGAGCACCGCACCGGCCACCCCGACCGACGCGCCGACCCTGTCCGGCACGCCCACGACGACGACGCCGGCACCGGCGAGTTCATCCTCGAGCTCCACCTCGTCCTCGACCCCGACGACGACCGGTACGGCTACGAGCGGCGGTTGA
- a CDS encoding SDR family oxidoreductase, with protein sequence MITPDAHSRVAVVTGASSGIGEATSKSLAALGFHVVAVARRADRIQRLADEIGGTAIVADVTDDAAVAALADSVPRVDVLVNNAGGAKGLEPIAEANLDNWRWMWETNVLGTLRVTRALLPKLVESGDGLIVTVTSIAALEVYDNGGGYTAAKHAQGALHRTLRGELLGKPVRLTEIAPGAVETEFSLVRFGGDEQRADAVYSGITPLVAADVAEVIGFVASRPSHVNLDQIVLRPRDQASASRFNRRS encoded by the coding sequence ATGATCACTCCAGACGCCCATTCCCGTGTAGCGGTAGTGACCGGGGCGAGCTCCGGCATCGGCGAGGCGACCTCGAAAAGTCTTGCCGCCCTTGGATTTCACGTGGTCGCGGTAGCGCGCAGGGCCGACCGCATCCAGCGGCTGGCCGACGAGATCGGCGGCACCGCCATTGTGGCCGACGTCACAGATGATGCCGCCGTCGCCGCGTTGGCGGACAGCGTGCCGCGGGTCGACGTCCTGGTCAACAATGCCGGCGGCGCCAAAGGACTGGAACCGATCGCCGAGGCGAACTTGGACAACTGGCGCTGGATGTGGGAGACCAACGTCCTCGGGACGCTGCGGGTGACGCGGGCATTGCTGCCCAAGCTCGTCGAGTCCGGTGACGGATTGATCGTCACCGTCACCTCGATCGCCGCGCTCGAGGTCTATGACAACGGGGGCGGATACACCGCCGCCAAGCATGCCCAGGGCGCTCTGCACCGGACGCTGCGCGGCGAACTCCTCGGAAAACCAGTGCGGCTCACCGAAATTGCGCCCGGCGCGGTGGAGACGGAGTTCTCGCTGGTGCGCTTCGGCGGCGACGAACAGCGCGCCGACGCGGTCTACTCGGGAATCACCCCGCTGGTCGCCGCCGACGTTGCCGAGGTGATCGGCTTCGTCGCGTCACGTCCGTCGCACGTCAACCTGGACCAGATCGTGCTGCGGCCCCGCGATCAGGCCAGCGCGAGCCGGTTCAACCGCCGCTCGTAG